Below is a window of Deinococcus sonorensis KR-87 DNA.
TGCCCCGCGAGCAACTCTATCAGCGCACCGGCATCCAGTTCCTGCCGTTCAACACGGCGTATCAGCTGCGCTCGGAACCCCAGCAGCGGTTGGAGCAGGCCGCCACGGTGCTGCTGCTGCCGGACCTGCTGCACCACTGGCTGGGCGGCCCGCCGGTGGCGGAGATCAGCAACGCCAGCACCACCCAGCTGTATGACCCGCAGGCTCGGGCGTGGGCGCTGGACGTGCTGGAAGGCTTAGAGCTTCCGGCGCGGCTGCTGCCCCGGCTGGTTGAGCCCGGCACGGTCCTGGGGCCGCTCTCCGCTGAGGTGGCGCGCGAGACCGGCCTGAGCGGCGCGCAGGTGGTGGCCCCGGCCACCCACGACACAGCCTCCGCCGTGGCGGCCGTCCCGGCACAGGGCGAGGACTGGGCCTATGTGTCGTCCGGCACATGGTCGCTGGTGGGCCTGGAGGTGCCGGAGCCGGTCATCACGCCGGAGAGCCTGCATCACAATCTCACCAACGAGGCGGGGGTGGCCGGCACCACCCGGCTGCTCAAGAACGTGATGGGCCTGTGGATGGTGCAGGAGTGCTGCCGCGCGTGGGGCCGCACCGATTTCGCCGAGCTGTACGCCGAGGCCGGGCAGGTCGCGCCGGGCGGCCCGCAGCTGGACCCGGACGACCCGCGCTTCCTGCCGGCAGGCCTGGACATGCCGGAGCGCATTCAGGCTGTCTGCCGCGAGCGTGGCCAGCCGGTGCCGGACGGCCAGGCGGCGGTGGTGCGCTGCATCCTCGATAGCCTGGCCCGGCGCACCGCCGAGGTGCTCTCGGTGCTGGAGCGGGTGTCGGGCCGCACCGTCAGCACGGTGCACGTGGTGGGCGGCGGCTCGCAGATCGGCCTGCTCAACCAGCTGATCGCGGACGCGTCCGGGCGGCGCGTGCTGGCCGGGCCGGTGGAGGCCACCCTGCTCGGGAACCTGCTGGTGCAGGCGCAGGCCATGGGCGCGGTCCCGACCGGACACCTGCGTGCCGTGGTCCGGGCTTCTGTGGAGCTGACCGAATACCTGCCCCACTCACATCCACAGGCGGCGTCCGCGCTGTAGGAAAAGGAATCCATGACCTCCACCCCGCACCTTGGTTGCTGCCCATGACCATCGACCTGTTTCTTACCTGCCTGAATGACGCCCTGTTTCCCCGGACCGGTCTGGCGATGGTGTCGCTGCTGGAGCGGCTGGGCCACACGGTTCGCTTCAACGAGGCCCAGACCTGCTGCGGCCAGATGCACTTCAACACCGGCTACCAGCCGGAGGCGCTGACCCTGGTCCGCAAGTTTGTGCACGACTTCCGGGACGCCGAGGTGATCGTGGCGCCCAGCGGATCGTGTGTGGCCTTCGTGCGCGACCTGTACCCGAAGGCCGCCGAGTGGGCCGGAGACGAGCAGCTGCTGGACGAGGTGCGCCGGCTGGGCGAGCGCACCTTTGAGCTCTCGGAATTTCTGGTGAACGTGCTGGGCGTGGAGGACGTGGGGGCAGCCTACCCGCACCGCGTCACCTACCATCCCACCTGTCACGCGGCCCGGCTGCTGCGGGTCGGCGACGCGCCGCTGCGGCTGCTGCGCCGGGTGCGCGGCCTGCAGCTGGTGGAGTTGCCGGCCGCGGAGCAGTGCTGCGGCTTTGGCGGTACCTTCAGCGTCAAGAACCCGGAAACCAGCACCGCCATGCTGGCCGACAAGGTGCAGCACGTGATGGACACCGGCGCGGAAGTCTGCACCGCCGGGGACAACAGCTGCCTGATGCACATCGGCGGCGGGCTGAGCCGCCTGCAGAGCGGGACCGGCGTGGTGCATCTGGCCGAGATCCTGGCCAGCACCGGGGCCGCGTCGTGAGCGCCGGGGGCATACGGCCCGCCCGGCCGTTTCCGGAAGCGGCCCGTGAGACG
It encodes the following:
- a CDS encoding rhamnulokinase is translated as MCAELTRHVAVDLGASSGRVALGTVQDGRLEVEILHRFPNGGVPVQGRLYWDVLGLWREVLRGLSLAAQHGPVSSVGVNSWAVDYALLDRDGELMGGVRHYRDPRTESQMERAFGRLPREQLYQRTGIQFLPFNTAYQLRSEPQQRLEQAATVLLLPDLLHHWLGGPPVAEISNASTTQLYDPQARAWALDVLEGLELPARLLPRLVEPGTVLGPLSAEVARETGLSGAQVVAPATHDTASAVAAVPAQGEDWAYVSSGTWSLVGLEVPEPVITPESLHHNLTNEAGVAGTTRLLKNVMGLWMVQECCRAWGRTDFAELYAEAGQVAPGGPQLDPDDPRFLPAGLDMPERIQAVCRERGQPVPDGQAAVVRCILDSLARRTAEVLSVLERVSGRTVSTVHVVGGGSQIGLLNQLIADASGRRVLAGPVEATLLGNLLVQAQAMGAVPTGHLRAVVRASVELTEYLPHSHPQAASAL
- a CDS encoding (Fe-S)-binding protein; this translates as MTIDLFLTCLNDALFPRTGLAMVSLLERLGHTVRFNEAQTCCGQMHFNTGYQPEALTLVRKFVHDFRDAEVIVAPSGSCVAFVRDLYPKAAEWAGDEQLLDEVRRLGERTFELSEFLVNVLGVEDVGAAYPHRVTYHPTCHAARLLRVGDAPLRLLRRVRGLQLVELPAAEQCCGFGGTFSVKNPETSTAMLADKVQHVMDTGAEVCTAGDNSCLMHIGGGLSRLQSGTGVVHLAEILASTGAAS